AGGTTAAAACTGCAACAATAATACCAAGTACAATTGTAGTTGTATTCTTCTTTTTCTTCTCAACACTCTGCAGATTCTGGATAGTCTGATTGACATTGTTAATGTATTCCTGCTGGTTATAAGCGTTGGAATATGCATTCGATGTCTGCTGCCCCTGATTCGGTGCTGACTGTCCGCTGTCCTCAGCCGTTCCTGCCAGATCTGCTTTGATACTCTGTGCGACTTTCTCCGGAGATTCTAATTCCCGGATAATGTCCTCTTCTTTATTTTCTCCTGCGTCCTCGAAATAGCTGCGGTAAAATGCCAACGCTTCCACACGCTCTTCTTCCGAGATATCCTGTAACAAAATTTCCAACCTATTTAAAAATTGTTCTCGATTCATAACATCCTCCCTTTATATTTCTCCGTTAAATAAGGCTGATATTTTGGAAGCGTAGTCTTCCCAAGCCTCTCGATACATGGTCAGCTTTTCCTGGCCTGCATCCGTAATCCGATAGTATCTTCGGTTTCTTCCTCCACATTCCACGTCATATACTTCCAGGCAGGCATCCTTTTGAAGCCGACGTAAAACCGGGTATAACGTTGATTCAGAAACATCAATTGCTTTCCTGACATCCTGGGTTATTTTATAACCGTATGTGCCTTCCTCCTCTTTCGACACAACCGCTAACACAATTGCATCTAAAAGGGCTGCACCCGTATTGTAAACCATGCACTCACTCCTTTTTCTTTGCTTTGATTCCTGTGTGTTCCTCACTCACAAGAACATTTTATAATATTATATTTGTTTATATATTATTTCTTAATTAATACTATATACCATATAGTATTGTTTTGTCAACACTATCTTTCTTAAAAACTTCTTAACATCAATGTGGAACGGTTTTGGCAGGTTCACCGACCGGGTGCATGCCTATGCTCCAAAATTCGTTAATTGGCACGCGCGAAGAACCCCAACTTTTCAGACATGCGCGTGCCTCCTCCCCAAATACAGCATATAGGCATGTAAAATTTTTTCTTTCTTTTTTTCTAAACCTGTGCCTATCCATTAAATTTAGACGAATGGCATGCACAGCCGCCGAAACATATGCATGCCTATCAGCATAAAAATAGTGGAAGGCACTATATTTTTTCCTTTTACATACAAAATATAACATGCCTCCTCGGTAAAAAAGTGGAATTGGCACGCGCGGTTTACATAAAATTCCATAGAATGTGCATGTCAAATGATATAAATTGAGCTTAAGGCACGCAAACTCAATGAAAAATGTGCCCCGCCTTTTTCATTATCTATTAACAAGGAAACAGTAAGCTGATTTTATAAAACAAAAAGCTGTGTGCCGCCGGTATTTCTACCAGCGACACACAGCTTTTTCAACATACAGCCTCAGTTACTATCTTTGATACGAAACTTTTTCTACTTACAGCCTCAGTCACTCTCTTTGATACAAAACTTTTTCTACTTACAGCCTCAGTCACATCTTTGAGACGAAACTTTTTTGGCTTACAGACTCAGTCACTATCTTTGATACGAAGCTTTTTGGGCTTACAGACTCAGTCACTATCTTTGATACGAAGCTTTCTGCTCTGCTTATTTATACAACATCCGCTCTTTTTATAATACCAAATCCAATCGGATATGGTCCTGTATGAACCGCAATTGTTGCTCCAATCTGGAAAATTGGAAGTTCCTCTATTCCAGTTTTTTCTTTCACCATTGGCAATGCCATCTCGCGGAAGCGAAGTGCTTCCTCATAATCATATCCATATCCAATGTTGATGGTATATTCGTCCTTTGTCACATGACGTTCGTCGATATACTGGGAGAGCATCTCGATTACTTTTTTCATGGATTTTTCCCGGTTACGGACAACACCTGAATTGTGAATCTCCCCTTCCTTTAAAGTAATGAGAGGTTTTATCTTTAATGCACTGCCTGCGATACCCATTAATTTTCCGATACGACCACCGTGTTTTAAATAATCGATGCTTCCAATCGTAAAGAAAATACGACTAGATTCGCGAATGGCAAGAAGGCTTTCTACCATCTTTTCGTAACTGTAACCAAGATCGCGGATACGGCATGCTTCTAAGACATACAAACCCTGTAAAACAGTATCTACCGTGGAATCAATAACGGTAATTTTTGCATCTGGATACTCTTCTAATACCATGTCCTTTGCTGTTGTGGCAGACTGCATGGAACCACTGAATTTTGTTGTAATACAAATACATATCATTGGTATCTTTTTCTCTGCTAGTGGGCGGAAAATCTGATAGTAATCATCGACAGACGGCATGGATGTCTTTGGGAACACATCTGGATGGTCTACCATCTCCTGGTAAAATTTACGGACATCAAGCTCCACCATCTCTTTTAAATATGTCTCACTGTCAAAAGACACATAAAATGGCACTACCGTTATATCTTTTTCTTTGGTCAGCTCTCTTGCAAGATCACAAGAACCGTCCGTTATAATCTGAATTTTTTCCTGCATAAAATAATTCTCCCTTATTCTCTAATTCTATACTCCAAGCTCGCCAAGCGCCTTTTCCATACGCTCTAATGCTTCCTTTATTACCCAGGTCGGGCAGGCTAAATTAAGTCGTTCAAATCCTTCGCCCGCTTTTCCAAAAATATATCCTTCATCTAAAAACCACTCTGCTTTTTGCTGCATAAAAGTCTCTAACTCTTTTCCATTCATCCCAAGCGCACGGAAATCAATCCACATCAGATAAGTTCCCTGCAATGGAGAAACTTTAATCTGTGGAAATTTCTGTTCAAAAAACTGTTCTACCAGTTTTTTATTCTGATCAATCACCTGTAACAACTCAGCAAGCCAGTCCTCGCCATAGCGATAGGCAAGCTCGCATGCCTGATATCCTAAAATATTCAAAGCAAAATATCCTCTTGCTCCGGTCATCTTGTTACGGTAGGATGCATTCGGAATTAAAATATTGGAAGTCTGGAATCCGGCAAGGTTAAATGTCTTACTTGGCGCTGTACAGATTGCACAGTTATTCAGGTAATTATCGGAAAGCGTTCCCATCGAAACATGCTCATATCCCGGTAAAACCAAGTCAAAATGAATCTCATCACTGATGATAAACACATGATTTTTCAAACAAATATCGGCAATACGAACCAGCTCGTCTCTTGTCCAGATACGTCCAATCGGATTATGTGGACTGCATAAAATCAATAGTTTTACTTCCTCTCTGGAAGCTTTTTCTTCAAAATCTGCAAAATCAATCGAATATGTGCCATTCTCATTTACAAGTGTAGTTTCAACAAGCATACGATCGTGCTGTCTTACCGCCATCGAAAACGGATAATAAACCGGTGTCATAATAAGGACACCATCCCCAGGCTCTGTAAATGCCTGTACCATCTCGTGCAATGCCGGCACAACACCCGCGGTCTCAACAATCCATTCCTTTTGCGGTGTAAATCCGTGATGGCGCTTCATCCAGTCAATCACACTCTCATAATAGGAATCTGTCGCACAGGTATATCCCATAATATGCGTATCCAGATATTTTTTTAACCCTTCCATAATCTCTGGCGCATTCTTAAACTCCATATCTGCAACCGAAAAAGGTACCACTTCTTTCCCTACTTCCGGGCTCTTTTCATACATCTCGTTCCATTTCTCGGAACCTGTATCTTCTCTTCGAACTAATGTTTCAAAATCGTACTTCATCGGGATATCCTCCACCCATTTTCCTCATGTCTACTAATCTTACCACACAATATTAAAAAGTTTAAGTAAAATTCCTATTTTTTTACCAAAAATTTATGGAATACTTTCTTATATCTGTTTTACCTGTTCCGCAAGGTCCTCAAAGTAATGTCCGCCTATCTGCTTTTTCACGATTTCGCCCTCTTTTTCGTAACAGTATCCCGCTTTTGTGTATTGTTCATCACGAATACACTCTGTCCCATCGCTGGAAACAACCGTCTTCGTGCAGTAACCGTCCTCATAAAAAGCTGAATGGAACCGCTCTCCCATTTTTTCTTTTCCACGCCTTGCACATTCTTTTGTGAGATTTTCTTTCATCAGAATTGGCAGATGGGTGATGTTCATATTTCCATAAGTGAGATTTCTTTCCTGGCTTTCCAGAGTCATTGGTTTGGCAAAATTTTCTTGTTTTCCAAACATCATAGGCTGGGCAAGAGCTTTCTGTTTTTCCTGGCTGGCTGGATGGAACACGTCTTTCTGTTCTTCCTTCATTTTCTCTGCCAGATTTTCCATCTCTTCCTCTAACTTTCTGACATCTTTGACATGAACTGTCTGCTTCCTATCTCCAGATGTCATTTCGATATCTGCGCTGCTTTTTGTCTCTGTATTTTTTTGAATTGAAGCTTCTTTATTAATTACAATTGTAGTTGTAATTTCTTTTTTTACTGTTACTTTTGTGTAAAACCCTTCTGGAAACTGATACATGATTTTCTCCTGTCTGTCATCTTACTCTTTCTTTTTCATTATATCAGATTTTATCAAGAAAAACAGGTGCGAGACACTTCTTGCATTGCCACTTGTGGACTAAACCGGTGATTTGGATTACCCTAACAGTTTTAGAATTATCTTGGCAGCTTAAAATTACCTTGGCAACTCGAAATTGTCCTAGTAGCTTTAAAGTTACCTTGGCAGCTTGATGTTACACTAGCAACTTAGAATTTCCCTGACAACTTTAAAATTGCCTTGGCAGCTTTGGAATTGCCCTGGTAGTTTGATGTTTCCTCGGCAACTTTAAAATTGCCTTGGCAGCTTGAAGTTCCACCACAACTTATAATTGCTGAAATGATACTTTACAATATAGCATCATTCTTTCTAAAATTATCCAATTACAAGTCATATTTTGTTATTATGTAAACTGTTTTTTGTTCGATTATACAAGGGAAAAAGAAATTTTTAAATTTATCCAATAATCACACGTTTTTCTTTTTATTTTAGACAATAAATTTGAAGCCTTTTGTATTTATCCAAATTGCCTATTTATGAGTTTACATAACTTATTTTTCAGACAGTTTTTGGATAATTTTTGCAGAGCATTTTACTATATAATTCCGGGTGCCAAAAAGTAGAAGATAAATTACTTGCTGGCAAATTGTACAAAGGCAGACTAATTTTGTGACTTTTGGGAATTCTTTTCATTTCCCCACTCGCGTGAACCTAAAATACCGCCAGTCTCTGCGACTGACGGTATTTTATCACGTACCCCAAACACGATGTGTGTTTGATAACGGCTTCTCTTCTATTGGAATCGTATTTTCTACTCTTCTTCTTCGACTTCTAATGTTTTGATATTTAATTCCTCTAACTGTTTCTCATCCACGATACCAGGTGCTTTTGTCATGAGACAGGAAGCATCTTTTACCTTAGGGAAAGCAATGACGTCACGGATGGATTCAGCGTGAACCATATGCATGACAAGACGGTCTAAGCCGTATGCAAGTCCTGCGTGTGGTGGTACACCATACTTGAAGGCATCTAACAGGAAACCAAACTGTTCATGTGCTCTTTCTTTGGTAAAGCCAAGAACCTCAAACATTTTTTCCTGAATATCGTCCTGATGGATACGGACAGAACCACCACCAAGCTCCGTACCATTTAACACGATATCGTATGCTTTTGCACGAACTGCTCCTGGATCTGTGTCAATCTTATCCCAGTCCTCTTCCATTGGCATGGTAAATGGATGATGCATTGCCATGAAACGGTTTTCTTCATCTGACCACTCAAGTAATGGGAACTCTGTTACCCATAAGAAGTTGTACTGGTTTGGATCTAACAAATCTAATTCTTTTGCAAGCTCTAAACGGAGTGCTCCAAGAACATTCCATACAATCTTGTTCTTATCTGCTGCAAAGAGTAATAAATCTCCTGGCTGTCCGTCCATTGCTGCAACTAAAGCTTTCAGTTCTTCTTCTGTCATGAATTTTGCAAAAGAGGACTTGTAAGTGCCATCTTCATTTACTGCTAAATAAGCAAGACCTTTTGCACCGTAACCTTTTGCAAATTCTACTAATTTATCAATCTTTTTACGTGGCATAGTTGCCTGGCCTTTTGCATTGATACCACGAACAGAACCACCATTTTCAAGTGCACTGGTAAAGACGGAGAATCCACATCCTTTGACGACATCGGATACATCCTGTAATTCCATGCCAAAACGGGTATCTGGCTTATCAGAACCGAAGCGGTCCATTGCTTCCTGCCACGGCATTCTTGGTAATGGAAGCTGTACATCTACGCCGATTGCTTCTTTGAAAATGTATTTTAATAATCTTTCATTGACTTCTAAGACATCTTCTACGTCTACGAAAGATAATTCCATATCAGCCTGTGTAAATTCCGGCTGTCTGTCTGCACGAAGATCCTCGTCACGGAAACATCTTGCAATCTGGAAGTAACGATCATATCCAGAGCACATCAAAAGCTGTTTGTAAAGCTGTGGAGACTGTGGAAGTGCATAAAAATGTCCCGGATGAACACGGCTTGGTACTAAGTAGTCTCTTGCTCCTTCTGGAGTCGATTTACAAAGCATTGGTGTCTCGATTTCCAAGAAACCTTCGTTCATCATAAACTGTCTCATTAAGTTTGCTACCTTGCTTCTTAACATCAGGTTCTTCTGGATGTCAGGTCTTCTTAAATCAAGGTAACGATATTTCAAACGGATGTCATCCTTTGTCTGGCTGTTCTCTTCAATCTGGAAAGGTGGTGTCTCAGATTCGGAAAGAATACGGATATCAGATGCAATGACCTCGATATCTCCGGTTGCAAGATTTTCATTTACAGCTGCGGAACGTTTCTCCACTTTACCGGTAACAGCGATTACAAATTCGCTTCTTAAACGCTCTGCTTTTTCATATCCTTCTTTTCCAACTGTGTCTTCGTTGAACACAAGCTGTAAGATTCCGGAACGATCTCTAAGATCGATAAAAATCAAACTTCCTAAATTTCTTCTTTTCTGTACCCAGCCCATAACGGTTACAGTTTCTCCAATGTTTTTATTGGAAACTTCGGTACATCTGTGACTTCTGTGAAGTCCGCGCATTGACTCTGCCATAACAATTTCCTCTCTATTTCTACTAAAAATTTATCATTCACACATTTTCCTTTGAAAAATGTGATATCTGTCCATTCACACCTTAAAAATGATGACTAATCATTGTCGTGATTGAAAAATTCGATAATGTCTTTGTAGCCTTCTGCTGCAAGTTTTTCTTTCTGGAACTTCTTGTTCTTATTCATACGGACAACCAAAACCTGTTTTCCGGCTGTTCTTTCTTCCTGCGCTTTTGCAATGACTGCATTTAATTTTTCTGTCGGATAATTTTTTTCAATCAGATATGCAACCTTTGGACGCTGCATTGGAACTTCAAATCCACTTTCCATTAACAATAAGACAATTCTTTCAAATCCGATGGAAAATCCACAGGCCGGAATGTCCTGTCCGGTAAATTTGCCAACCATCTTATCGTAACGTCCGCCGCCACCGCAGGCAGCACCAAGTTCTGGCATTGCGATTTCAAAAATAGTTCCGGTATAATAGCTCATTCCACGAACCAGGGTAGGATCAAAGACCAGTTTAAAGTCCGCTGTCTTTGCACCATCTACGGTTGTGATGATTTCCTGTAAGTTCTGTCTAACTTCCGGGTCTAAGTAATCTTTCAAAGTAGAAGCAAGGTAAGAAAGACCATCTTTTGCCTGTTCCACTCCCTTAAATAACTCTAAGTATTTCTCAATGGATTCTTTTGCATAACCTTCTTTTGCAAGTTCTTCTGCAACACCATCAAGACCAATCTTATCCATCTTATCTAAAATGATAAACACGGTATCGAATTCTTCTTCCGGGAATCCGCTGTAAGACGCCATTGCTTTTAAGATTCTTCTCTCGTTGATTCGAATCTCAAAGTTCTTGAATCCAAGTCTTCCAATTGTTGTAGTTGTAGCAAGAATTAACTCAATTTCAGCAAGGTTGCTTGGCTCACCGATGATATCGATATCACACTGCATGAACTGTCTGTAACGGCCTCGCTGTGGTCTGTCTGCTCTCCATACGCTTCCCATCTGAAGAGATTTGAATGGGGATGGCAAATCATTGGAATTATTCGCATAATAACGGACAAGTGGTACGGTCAAATCGTAACGCATACCAAAGTCTGTAATATCTGCTTCTGTTTTGGCCTCGTCTAATTTGAGTTTTTCGCCACGTTTCATTACCTTGAAAATAAGTTTTTCATTTTCTCCACCCTGCTTGTTGCTAAGGTTGGCAATGTTTTCCATACATGGTGTTTCAATCGGGGTAAAACCAAAACTTCTATATGTCTCTTTGATTACCTGCTGCACATAATCACGAATCTGCATTTCCTGAGGTAAAATATCTTTCATTCCGTTGACCGGTTTTTTACTTAATGCCATGAGATTTCCTCCATTTTTCTGATTTTTCGTTCTATCATTTCATCTACACGATTCAAATACTCTTCCACATTTTTCACGTTCTCGACACGTTCCATGCGGTAGCCTTGTTGCTTTTCGTCCTCAAAAACAAACTTTGTGGTAGAACCGGCACCAAGTGCCATTATAGTCTGTTTTTCTTCCATAATCAAGACATTATAGATACCTGCTTTGCCTTTTGACGCATAACCGACATTTTCCAGGTTGCCAGCCATACTTTTCTGGCGGTATAAATAATACGGCTCTAAGCCAAGTTCTTTTGCATATTGCTCCGCAAGTTCCATATGTTCCTGGGTATTGACGATTTCATATTCCTGGTACTGGTCCTTGAACATATTCAGTCTTGCCGCACGTTTTAGGGCAAGTGAATGGACGGTCAGGTTGTCCGGTTTTAATTCCTTGATACACTCCATAGTGTGTCTGACATCCTCAAGGTTCTCACCCGGAAGACCCATAATCAAATCCATATTGATATCATCAAATCCAATCTCCCTTGCCATCTGAAAGCTCTCTATCGTCTGCTCTACTGTGTGATGTCTGCCAATCAGTTTTAGCGTTTCCTGCTTCATGGTCTGTGGATTGATGGAAATTCTTGTAATATGATGTTGATAAAGAACTTCTAGCTTTTCTCTTGTAATACTGTCCGGTCTTCCCGCTTCCACCGTAAATTCCAGGCAGTCTGATAAATCAAAACTACATTTAATTTTTCGAATCAGGCGGTCTAACTGATACGCCTCTAACGTGGTCGGTGTTCCTCCTCCAATATAGATGGAATTGAGATGTTTTTTTGCAAATTTTACAGCTACAAAATCAATCTCTTTTTCCAGCGCATCCAGATAAGCATCCATGCGGTTTCGCCAGGACGCAAGCGGATAAGAGGTAAACGAGCAGTAAAGACAGGTCGTCGGGCAGAACGGAATTCCAATGTAAAGACTGTATCCGTCCTTATAATCAATCCTCCTTAGCATCGCAAGTTCGCGCTTTGCAATGTCAATAGAAAGATTGATTTTTTCATCGGAGGCAAGATATGTCTCTTTCATGTGCGCGCGGATTGCGTCCTCGCTCTCGCCCTCTTCTAACAACTTCATCGGAATCTTCGTCGGACGGATGCCGGTTAAGGTTCCCCACGGCAATTTCTTGTTACAATACTCAGACAGCATCTCGTAGAGCGCCTGTTTTAATTGATTCTTCGTCTCGGTTCTATCCGAAAAATCAACTACAATTGTCTTTTCTTTTAAAATTTCCTCTGTTTTAGCCTGGGAAAAAATCTCATCCAGCGAACGTTTCTTGATTCTTGAATGACTATCCTGGAACATATCCACAGGTACATCCCCGTAGGAATAACTTTTCCACAAAAAATGAATGTTTTCCTGTGCATAAGTAATCTCCCAGTACATCGTCACAATCTCTTCGAACTTCTTTTCCTCATTCGAAACACTTACGTTTTCTTTCGGGAAAAAGGCTTTCATCAAAGAATGAATATCATATTCAAATTCAGGTTTACTTACTTTTACAACTATCATCTTTTACTCCATTACATGGGTTTCTTCTATAAATATGGGTTATACATCCGCTCAGTTCCGATGGAAGTCAACTCATTATGTCCGGTATAGACCATTGTCTCATCCGGCAGCGGCATCAGTTTTTCCTTGATGGAACGCACAATTGCAGACGCACTTCCTTTTGGGAAATCGGTTCTGCCAACCGATGTGCAAAAAAGGGTGTCCCCACTAAACACTGCATTCTGATAAGGGAAATAATAGCAGCAGCCTCCCACCGTATGACCCGGTGTGTGAAGCACACGGATGTGAAATCCTGCCAAATCAAGTTCCTGCTCATCTTTTAAATAATGATCCGCATGAAAAACGCGCTGTGTGCCTTCCCAGCCACTTAAATTCAGTTCTGGATTCTCTAACGTTTCCTTCTCTGCTTCCTGTGCATAAATCTCTACCTGCAAAAGTTTTGCTAACTCCTCTGCCCCTGTCGCATGATCAAAATGACCATGGGTTAACAGAATTGCAACCGGTTTTAACTGCTCTTCCTGCACTTTTTTTGCAAGCTCTTTTGCACTCGCACCCGGATCAATGACTATCACTTCCTTGGTGTCATCGTTTATCGCAAAATAACAGTTTGTCTGTACCATTCCAACTACATATTGTTCTACTCTAAGTGGTGCCATCTTAACATCCTCATCTTTCTATCCAAACTGTGGACTTTCCTCTGCTTCTCTTATTCAGAAAAGAAACCACCGTACTGTTAGCCGGTGGTTCTTTCAATATCAATAATACTGTCAATCTGACGCAATTTGTCAATTACGCTGGTTAATTCTGCTTTTCCTTTTGTACTGAAAGATAAATCAATTGTTGCGATTCCCTGCTTGCTTGTCTTTGAATGAATCGCATTGATATCGATTTCCCGCTCTGTGAATACACGTGTGATATCCACAAGTAAGCCAGTTCTGTTATTTCCGAATATCTTAATCTCGGCACGGTATAATCCATTGCTGCCGGATTCTTCATCGTGCTGCCATTCCGCATCAATCAGGCGCTCCTTTTCCATATCGGATAGATTGATAATGTTGATACAATCAGTTCGATGAATGGAAACACCTCGGCCTCTTGTGACAAATCCGACAATCTCATCGCCAGGAACCGGGCTGCAGCATTTTGAAAAATGAACTGCAACGTCATAAAGACCTTTTACAATAATGCCGCTCTTTGACTTCTTAAGCGGTGTTTTATCCTTATTCTCGGAAATCGTCTCAAGGACTTCTTCATCTGTGATGTGTGCAATATGGTCTTTCTTGTATTCCTCATACATACGGTTGACAATCTGACCTTCTTTTAAGCCGCCATGTCCTACCGTTGCAAGGCAGGAATTCCAATCGTGGAAACCATATTTTCGCAAAATTTTATTCTGGTACTCCGGTTTATTGATATCGGATAGATTGATTCCTTTTGCCTTACAGCAGGAGGCAATCAATTCTTTTCCTTTTACAATATTTTCTTCCTTTAAACTGCTCCTAAACCACTGGTTAATCTTATTTTTTGCCTGTGTACTCTTAACCAGATTCAGCCAGTCACGGCTTGGTCCTTTCGAGTTCTGTGAGGTAATAATCTCAATCCGGTCACCATTTTGAATCACATAGTCAATTGGTACAAGCTTGCCATTTACCTTCGCACCAATCATCTTATTACCCACAGCAGAATGAATACTGTATGCAAAATCAATCGGGTTCGAGCCGTTTGGAAGGTTTTTGACATCTCCGGATGGTGTAAAGCAAAAGACGGTGTCAGAGAACAAATCCAAGTCGCTCTTTAGCAGACTCATAAACTCCTTGTTGTCGGACATGTCTCTCTGCCATTCCAGAATCTGCCGCAGCCAGCTTAACTTCTCTTCCTCGGAAACGGTCATTGGCACGACTGCCCCGCCGTTGTTGCTTGCCTCTTTGTATTTCCAGTGAGCTGCGATACCATACTCTGCGGTACGGTGCATCTCAAACGTACGAATCTGAATCTCAAACGGCTGACCGGTTGGTCCAATCAGGGTGGTATGCAAGGACTGATACATATTTGGCTTTGGCATCGCAATGTAATCCTTAAAACGACCCGGAATCGGCTTATACATCTCATGGATGACACCGAGTGCCGCATAACAGTCCTTCACGGAATCTACAATAATACGAATCGCAAACAAGTCATAAATCTGGTCTAATGTCTTATCCTGGTTCACCATTTTCTTGTAGATACTGAAAAAGTGTTTGGCACGTCCGTCAATCTGCGCCGGAATTCCTGCCGCTTTAATATGGGCACGTACTTCCTCCACAAGCTTTTGCACATACTCATCACGGACACTTTTTCTTTGTGCAACCTGTTTAACCAAATCATAGTATGCTTCCGGTTCCAGGTATTTTAAGGACAAGTCATCCAATTCAATCTTGATTTTTGAAATACCAAGACGCTGTGCAATCGGAGCGTAAATATCCATAGTCTCCCTTGCTTTTTCCTTCTGCTTCTCCGGTGTCATGTACTTTAATGTACGCATATTGTGGAGACGGTCGGCAAGTTTAATCAAAATGACACGGATATCCTTTGCCATCGCAAGGAACATTTTTCGTAAATTTTCGGCCTGAACCTCAACCTTGTCTGCATCGTAGGACAACTGGCCTAACTTGGTAACACCATCTACAAGCAGCGCAACCTCCGCTCCAAACTCCTCGGAAATCTCCTCATCCGTCATCACCGTATCTTCCACGACATCATGAAGAAGTCCTGCCACAATCGTCTCTTTATCAAGTTCTAACTCTGCTAAAATAATCGCAACACATAATGGATGAATGATATAAGGTTCTCCAGATTTACGCACCTGTCCCTTGTGTGCCTCATCCGCAATGTGATATGCCTTCTCAATCAGCGAAATATCCGCAG
This genomic window from Roseburia sp. 831b contains:
- a CDS encoding RelA/SpoT family protein, whose product is MADISSEELEKKVREEEDSIKQMKEFESPEKLYEELIASVHKYHPSADISLIEKAYHIADEAHKGQVRKSGEPYIIHPLCVAIILAELELDKETIVAGLLHDVVEDTVMTDEEISEEFGAEVALLVDGVTKLGQLSYDADKVEVQAENLRKMFLAMAKDIRVILIKLADRLHNMRTLKYMTPEKQKEKARETMDIYAPIAQRLGISKIKIELDDLSLKYLEPEAYYDLVKQVAQRKSVRDEYVQKLVEEVRAHIKAAGIPAQIDGRAKHFFSIYKKMVNQDKTLDQIYDLFAIRIIVDSVKDCYAALGVIHEMYKPIPGRFKDYIAMPKPNMYQSLHTTLIGPTGQPFEIQIRTFEMHRTAEYGIAAHWKYKEASNNGGAVVPMTVSEEEKLSWLRQILEWQRDMSDNKEFMSLLKSDLDLFSDTVFCFTPSGDVKNLPNGSNPIDFAYSIHSAVGNKMIGAKVNGKLVPIDYVIQNGDRIEIITSQNSKGPSRDWLNLVKSTQAKNKINQWFRSSLKEENIVKGKELIASCCKAKGINLSDINKPEYQNKILRKYGFHDWNSCLATVGHGGLKEGQIVNRMYEEYKKDHIAHITDEEVLETISENKDKTPLKKSKSGIIVKGLYDVAVHFSKCCSPVPGDEIVGFVTRGRGVSIHRTDCINIINLSDMEKERLIDAEWQHDEESGSNGLYRAEIKIFGNNRTGLLVDITRVFTEREIDINAIHSKTSKQGIATIDLSFSTKGKAELTSVIDKLRQIDSIIDIERTTG